The Lacipirellula parvula genome window below encodes:
- a CDS encoding M20 metallopeptidase family protein gives MPAWQQTLDAIVADATPDLVALRRRLHANPEPSGAELQTSLALYQALDQPGLALRMGPDGCGVLADNRSAAPGLPRIAFRGDIDALLIHEANDVPYRSTREGVMHACGHDAHAAIATHVALALHKLEASGAAPWPLRWRAILQPAEETAAGARSLIAAGALDGVSSIFALHVDPPRPTGEIGLCVGPFTANCNDVTIIVRGRGGHGARPHESRDPIAAAAQLVSSLYQFIPRTTDSFDSVVLSFGRIAGGQNANVIPEEVELDGTLRTLDDAVLAQTIEQIHQIARGVEEITATQIEVRVDGGIPSVRNDAAANRILEEAAETTPGVIARVIPRPSMGGEDFACYLDHVPGAMFRLGIAAGDGVIRPLHTPTFNVNEAALPLGVKILARAVILACEPAAGA, from the coding sequence ATGCCCGCTTGGCAACAAACCCTCGACGCCATCGTCGCCGACGCGACGCCCGACCTCGTCGCCCTGCGCCGCCGCCTCCACGCGAACCCCGAACCGAGCGGCGCCGAGCTCCAAACCAGCCTCGCCCTCTACCAGGCGCTCGACCAACCCGGCCTCGCCCTCCGCATGGGCCCCGACGGCTGCGGCGTCCTCGCCGACAACCGCTCCGCCGCGCCCGGCCTGCCGCGCATCGCCTTCCGCGGCGACATCGACGCCCTCCTCATCCACGAAGCGAACGACGTCCCCTACCGCAGCACTCGCGAAGGCGTGATGCACGCTTGCGGCCACGACGCCCACGCCGCCATCGCCACGCACGTCGCCCTCGCACTTCACAAGCTCGAAGCCAGCGGCGCAGCCCCTTGGCCCCTCCGCTGGCGGGCCATCCTGCAGCCCGCCGAAGAAACCGCCGCCGGCGCGCGCAGCCTGATCGCCGCCGGCGCCCTCGACGGCGTCAGCTCGATCTTCGCCCTCCACGTCGATCCGCCCCGCCCCACCGGCGAGATCGGCCTCTGCGTTGGCCCGTTCACCGCCAACTGCAACGACGTCACGATCATCGTCCGCGGCCGCGGCGGCCATGGCGCCCGTCCGCACGAATCGCGCGACCCAATCGCCGCCGCCGCGCAGCTCGTCAGCAGCCTCTACCAGTTCATCCCCCGCACCACCGACAGCTTCGACTCGGTCGTGCTCAGCTTCGGCCGCATCGCCGGCGGGCAGAACGCTAACGTCATTCCTGAAGAGGTCGAACTTGACGGCACGCTCCGCACGCTCGACGACGCCGTCCTCGCCCAGACGATCGAGCAGATTCATCAGATCGCCCGCGGCGTCGAAGAGATCACCGCGACGCAAATCGAAGTCCGCGTCGACGGCGGCATCCCGTCGGTTCGCAACGACGCAGCCGCCAACCGCATCCTCGAAGAAGCCGCCGAAACCACCCCCGGCGTCATCGCCCGCGTCATCCCCCGCCCGAGCATGGGGGGCGAAGATTTCGCCTGCTACCTCGACCACGTCCCGGGCGCCATGTTCCGCCTCGGCATCGCCGCCGGCGACGGCGTCATACGCCCGCTCCACACGCCCACCTTCAACGTGAACGAAGCCGCCCTGCCACTTGGAGTGAAGATTCTAGCCAGAGCCGTGATCCTCGCCTGCGAACCTGCAGCCGGCGCATAA
- the fliS gene encoding flagellar export chaperone FliS: protein MTYASANARYLDGRVLTASQPELQLMLLDGAIRFGRQAELLWNVAEQRLECDNFLTRTNDIVEALVQGLDMSSELSRRLADEYAFAFRQLALAQLNHDAAPLAAALHLLEFERETWKQACEKLKSEAPSTPIAPLAGAHYESAGLSLQG from the coding sequence TTGACGTACGCCAGCGCCAACGCCCGCTATCTCGACGGTCGCGTTCTCACCGCCTCGCAGCCTGAGTTGCAACTCATGCTGCTCGATGGCGCCATTCGCTTCGGCCGGCAGGCGGAACTCCTCTGGAACGTCGCCGAGCAACGCCTCGAGTGCGACAACTTTCTCACCCGCACGAACGACATCGTCGAAGCGCTCGTGCAGGGCCTCGATATGTCTTCGGAGCTTTCGCGCCGCCTGGCCGACGAGTACGCCTTCGCCTTCCGGCAGCTCGCCCTGGCTCAGCTCAACCACGACGCCGCCCCGCTCGCTGCGGCTCTCCACCTGCTCGAATTCGAGCGCGAGACCTGGAAGCAAGCCTGCGAAAAGCTGAAGTCCGAAGCCCCTTCGACGCCGATCGCCCCGCTCGCCGGCGCCCACTACGAATCCGCCGGCCTCTCACTGCAGGGCTAA
- a CDS encoding carboxylate-amine ligase, producing the protein MPPIEFTPNRHPSLGIELELGLVDLQTSNLSNSFNQLVERLPDRGGNRFKPEIIQSVVEINTDVCQSIGEAERDLRGRLGVVEAAADALGLGLWWGGVHPFARCDEQQVTPDERYLKLVDLLQVLARRMMTFGLHVHVGVDSGDKAVMICDRIMRHLPTLLALSSSSPFWEGEATGLHSYRSKVMEGLPTAGLPPLMRNWSEYVWLVNHMVGTGFINTIRELWWDVRPHHNFGTVEIRMCDMPGNLSDVLSLAALMQCLVKALSDEIDHGAYQHDCHPMLVAQNKWRAARYGNKAQLVDSHTYTAHTLPQIVDNLVERLSPTAEDLGCREHLERCRQLAAGPSWAERQLTLAAQKGGLPAAVTALLKQSRTT; encoded by the coding sequence ATGCCCCCCATCGAGTTCACCCCCAACCGCCACCCTTCCCTCGGCATCGAGCTCGAACTCGGCCTCGTCGATCTCCAAACATCCAACCTCTCGAACTCCTTCAACCAGCTCGTCGAGCGCCTCCCCGACCGCGGCGGCAATCGCTTCAAGCCTGAGATCATTCAGTCGGTCGTCGAGATCAACACCGACGTCTGCCAATCGATCGGCGAAGCCGAACGCGATCTCCGCGGCCGGCTCGGCGTCGTCGAAGCGGCCGCCGACGCGCTCGGCCTCGGCCTCTGGTGGGGCGGCGTCCACCCCTTCGCCCGCTGCGACGAGCAACAAGTCACGCCCGACGAGCGCTACCTGAAACTCGTCGACCTGCTGCAAGTCCTCGCCCGCCGGATGATGACCTTCGGCCTGCACGTTCACGTCGGCGTCGACAGCGGCGACAAAGCGGTAATGATCTGCGACCGCATCATGCGACACCTGCCGACGCTGCTCGCCCTCTCCAGCAGCAGCCCGTTCTGGGAAGGCGAAGCGACCGGCCTTCACTCCTACCGCTCGAAGGTGATGGAAGGCCTCCCCACCGCCGGCCTCCCGCCGCTGATGCGCAACTGGAGCGAATACGTCTGGCTGGTGAACCACATGGTCGGCACCGGCTTCATCAACACGATCCGGGAACTCTGGTGGGACGTCCGCCCCCACCACAACTTCGGCACCGTCGAAATCCGCATGTGCGACATGCCGGGCAACCTCAGCGACGTGCTGTCGTTAGCCGCCCTGATGCAGTGCTTAGTGAAGGCGCTCTCCGACGAAATCGACCATGGCGCCTACCAACACGACTGCCACCCCATGCTCGTCGCGCAGAACAAGTGGCGGGCCGCCCGCTACGGCAACAAAGCGCAACTCGTCGACTCCCACACCTACACGGCCCACACGCTGCCGCAGATTGTCGACAACTTAGTCGAACGCCTATCGCCCACCGCCGAAGACCTCGGCTGCCGCGAGCATTTAGAACGCTGCCGCCAACTCGCCGCCGGCCCCAGCTGGGCCGAACGCCAACTGACGCTCGCCGCACAGAAAGGCGGACTTCCCGCCGCCGTGACCGCGCTGCTAAAACAATCGCGCACGACCTGA
- the trxA gene encoding thioredoxin produces the protein MGAIQEITDTNFDSEVLKSAQPVLVDFWAPWCGPCRQIAPLIEQLAGENSGSAKVVKLNVDDAPHSAQSYGVSSIPTLMVFKDGEVVDRFVGVQPKTRLQQAIDSAKG, from the coding sequence ATGGGCGCGATTCAAGAAATCACCGACACCAACTTCGACAGCGAAGTGCTCAAATCGGCTCAGCCCGTGCTGGTCGACTTCTGGGCGCCCTGGTGCGGTCCGTGCCGCCAGATCGCGCCGCTGATCGAACAACTAGCCGGCGAAAACTCCGGCTCGGCCAAGGTCGTGAAGCTCAACGTCGACGACGCGCCCCACAGCGCGCAAAGCTACGGCGTCAGCAGCATCCCGACGCTGATGGTCTTCAAGGACGGCGAAGTGGTCGACCGCTTCGTGGGCGTCCAACCGAAGACCCGCCTGCAACAAGCAATCGACTCGGCCAAGGGTTAA
- a CDS encoding menaquinone biosynthesis family protein, whose amino-acid sequence MSATQAKQLIRVGHSPDPDDAFMFHALANDCIDTGKYQFTHELVDIETLNRRAFQGELELTAVSIHAYAFLHDKYDLCSCGASMGDGYGPMVIAKELCTIDDLRTQTIAVPGTLTSAFLALRLCLDRDFDHVVVPFDEIIEVVNRGEYNGKKIDAGLIIHEGQLTYGQSNLKLIVDLGVWWMELTGLPLPLGANAIRKDLGPEATLEVQRLLYESIKYGLDHREAALEHALQYGRDLDRSQADKFVGMYVNDWTLDFGARGRDAVTQFLAMGYERGVLPKLVTPVFV is encoded by the coding sequence GTGTCCGCTACCCAAGCCAAGCAGCTCATCCGCGTCGGTCATAGCCCCGATCCCGATGACGCCTTCATGTTCCACGCCTTGGCGAACGACTGCATCGACACCGGCAAATACCAATTCACGCACGAGCTGGTCGACATCGAGACCCTCAACCGTCGTGCGTTCCAGGGCGAACTTGAGCTGACCGCCGTCAGCATCCACGCCTACGCGTTCCTGCACGACAAGTACGACCTCTGCTCCTGCGGCGCGAGCATGGGCGACGGCTACGGCCCGATGGTCATCGCCAAAGAGCTTTGCACGATCGACGATCTCCGCACGCAGACGATCGCCGTCCCCGGCACGCTCACCAGCGCCTTCCTCGCCCTGCGGCTCTGCCTCGATCGGGATTTCGACCATGTGGTCGTCCCCTTCGATGAAATCATCGAGGTCGTCAACCGCGGCGAGTACAACGGCAAGAAAATCGACGCCGGCCTGATCATCCACGAAGGCCAGCTCACCTACGGCCAAAGCAACCTGAAGCTGATCGTCGACCTCGGCGTCTGGTGGATGGAACTCACCGGCCTGCCGCTCCCGCTCGGCGCCAACGCGATCCGCAAGGACCTCGGCCCCGAAGCGACGCTAGAAGTTCAGCGGCTACTGTACGAGAGCATCAAGTACGGCCTCGACCATCGCGAAGCCGCCCTTGAGCATGCCCTGCAATACGGCCGCGACCTCGACCGCAGCCAGGCCGACAAGTTCGTCGGCATGTACGTGAACGACTGGACGCTCGACTTCGGCGCCCGCGGCCGCGACGCCGTGACGCAGTTCCTGGCGATGGGCTACGAACGCGGCGTCCTGCCGAAGCTGGTCACGCCGGTGTTCGTCTAG
- a CDS encoding putative quinol monooxygenase, translating into MIHVLATIELADGVREKFLGEFHRIISIVRDEDGCIEYGPAIDLKTSVSTGEARDNVVTVIEKWSSVPALEAHLKAPHMASYRDRVKDMIRDVKIQVLAQA; encoded by the coding sequence ATGATCCACGTCCTAGCCACCATCGAACTCGCCGACGGCGTTCGCGAGAAGTTCCTCGGCGAGTTCCACCGCATCATCAGCATCGTCCGCGACGAAGACGGCTGCATCGAATACGGCCCCGCGATCGACCTGAAGACGAGCGTTTCCACCGGCGAAGCCCGCGACAACGTCGTCACCGTCATCGAAAAATGGTCAAGCGTCCCAGCGCTCGAAGCCCACCTCAAAGCCCCGCACATGGCGAGCTACCGCGACCGCGTGAAGGACATGATCCGCGACGTGAAAATCCAGGTCTTAGCCCAGGCCTAA
- a CDS encoding thioredoxin family protein, giving the protein MARTPSTMLPLGTAAPDFKLMNVDGREVALADFAGKPALLVMFMCNHCPFVVHVADELARLGSEYTGRGVAVVGINSNDTATHPADSPERMVAEAEERGYAFPYLFDETQAVAKSYRAACTPDFFLFDQDRKLVYRGQLDDSRPGNGVPVTGKDLRAALDAVIAGAAPASEQRASLGCNIKWKAGNEPEYFG; this is encoded by the coding sequence ATGGCTCGGACTCCCAGCACGATGTTGCCGCTCGGCACGGCAGCGCCCGACTTCAAGTTGATGAATGTGGATGGCCGCGAGGTGGCATTGGCAGACTTTGCGGGCAAGCCGGCCCTCTTGGTGATGTTCATGTGCAACCACTGCCCGTTCGTGGTTCACGTGGCGGACGAGCTGGCGCGGCTCGGCAGCGAATACACGGGCCGCGGCGTCGCGGTGGTGGGAATCAACTCGAACGATACGGCGACCCACCCGGCCGACTCGCCCGAGCGGATGGTGGCGGAAGCGGAAGAGCGGGGATACGCGTTCCCGTATTTATTCGATGAGACGCAAGCGGTGGCGAAGTCCTACCGCGCGGCGTGCACGCCCGACTTTTTTCTTTTCGATCAAGATCGGAAGCTGGTTTACCGGGGGCAGCTCGATGACAGCCGACCGGGGAACGGCGTGCCGGTGACGGGGAAGGATTTGCGTGCGGCGCTGGATGCGGTGATCGCGGGAGCGGCGCCGGCAAGCGAGCAGCGGGCGAGCTTGGGATGCAATATCAAGTGGAAGGCGGGGAACGAGCCGGAGTATTTTGGGTAG